In the Deltaproteobacteria bacterium genome, one interval contains:
- a CDS encoding BrnA antitoxin family protein — translation MKAKIKYTDEPLGKLRIVDDFLPPPEDLLFKEENVKVTITLSKDSVDFFKNEAKKHNTQYQKMIRRLLDLYAAHHKQPPRTNQLT, via the coding sequence ATGAAAGCCAAAATTAAATACACTGATGAACCATTGGGAAAATTACGTATAGTTGATGATTTTCTGCCTCCTCCTGAAGATTTGCTATTTAAAGAGGAGAACGTAAAAGTCACTATCACTCTCAGCAAAGACAGTGTTGATTTTTTCAAAAATGAAGCAAAAAAGCATAATACACAATATCAAAAAATGATCCGCAGGCTTTTAGATCTATATGCTGCACATCATAAGCAACCGCCCCGAACCAATCAGCTCACCTGA
- a CDS encoding BrnT family toxin, with product MKKVKFEWDAKKDRQNQDNHSISFEFAQYAFTDPDRIIAEDLNHSQKEKRYYCFGKVGDGIITVRFTYRGSVIRIIGAGYWRKGRKIYESQN from the coding sequence GTGAAAAAGGTAAAATTTGAGTGGGATGCAAAAAAAGACAGGCAAAACCAGGATAACCATTCGATCTCATTTGAATTTGCCCAATATGCCTTTACCGATCCTGACCGCATTATTGCCGAGGATTTAAATCACAGCCAAAAGGAAAAGCGATATTACTGTTTCGGTAAAGTCGGAGATGGCATTATAACAGTTCGTTTCACATATCGTGGTAGCGTTATACGCATTATCGGTGCAGGATACTGGCGAAAAGGGAGGAAAATATATGAAAGCCAAAATTAA
- a CDS encoding type II toxin-antitoxin system HicB family antitoxin: MQNEFTAVIEKDGDWYIAYCPEIPGANGQGRTIEECKKSLASAISLILEDRREDGLRGVPHDAIRDMVAVG, translated from the coding sequence ATGCAAAATGAATTTACAGCTGTCATTGAGAAAGATGGCGATTGGTACATTGCTTATTGTCCAGAGATTCCCGGTGCAAACGGTCAAGGCAGAACCATCGAAGAATGCAAAAAAAGTCTCGCATCTGCCATTTCTCTAATTCTGGAGGATCGCCGTGAAGATGGTTTGCGAGGCGTTCCTCATGATGCAATTCGAGATATGGTGGCTGTTGGATGA